In Gossypium hirsutum isolate 1008001.06 chromosome A10, Gossypium_hirsutum_v2.1, whole genome shotgun sequence, the DNA window TCAAATAGGAGTACTTCATTATTTGTGTCTCTAACAAACAAATCACCATTTTTTCCAAATCCCAATGGGCGTACAACTCCAGAAATGGATTtaatattgaattgtttagtccaCACTCCTTCACTTGTAACCCATAAATCAAAAGACGTGTCAATTCTTTCCGATGGGTAAACAATAGCACCAAGTGATCCATTACACACCAATAGATCAACATAGTATTCTGGGAAAGACCCAACGAATTCTGGGATAGGTAAAATTAAGAACTTCTCATTCCCCATGTCAAATGAAAGAATCAGTCCTCTAAAATCAAGATATGCCCCTATCTCTATTTTCCAATAGCAAATTCCATTTACATAAATATTTCCCAAAGCTGTATAAGTTGGTGCATACTCAGGAGATGGAATTTCCTTCCAGGAATTACTTCTAAGAGAATACAACTCAACTTGGTACATACTATGAGGATGTGGATGTTCTTCTTCACTATTAACAAAAGTAAGACTAACAAATCGTATGACTTTGTAGTCATCAGTTTTAGAATCAAACCCAAAAGCAGCGTGGTAAAATTCAACGTCATCTAAAGTAAGGTAGGTTTCTTCGAATGGGGAAAAATATGGAGGGCGTTGGATTGAAGATGGTGGAAGGATTTTAAACTCTCTGGTTGATGGGTTCCAAATGGCAGCCTTATCCTTTGAAGGATCAAGTAAACACATTAATCCATGACAAGCACCGTAAAGAGAGGGGATATCATTCTTAAAAAAGGGCAAGTGAATGTTCTGTTTAACTATATAATTTTGATCTTTTTCAGTTGAAAGTTGAGAGAAATAAGGTTGGAAGGTGTTACCATCACAGCGACTAAGAAGTAGATTAAGGTTGTTGTTTTCAAGGTTGTTGTGATAATTATTGGAAATGAAATGAGGAGTTTGAAAAGAAGGACACCAATACTTACAAACACAGTTGAAGCGAGTAAAGGATTTAACTGGAAGCTTTGACAGAATTTCCATAACCAAAGCTTCTGGCAATTCAAACCTTGGCCTCTGCATCTTgctattttgattttctttgtaaTTGACTAAGAGGAATAAATAAGCAAGCAACATGGGAGTTGGTAGGTGTCATCTATGGTCCAAACCTTAACCATGAAGTTAAGAAGCATAAAAGGTAAGCATTTAATACGTTTTAGGCAAATTTCCTTATTTGCATTTTTATCCATATCAAGAAATAatgtattttcataaaataactaAGGAgttatttgtaattttaaaatttaactcagcCATTAAGTTGTAATGTAATAGTTCATACTTCTGAGTTTGGTTTCTcagtaattaaatttattatcaaaattagATTTATAcatgttgcgcggaagcgtgtaaaagagtaaaattattgtactgaaaatcacactaagttcaactcctaggaaagagaggtggatcacgaggatcacttaagtaccaggtctttcctagctaGAATATCCCTATAtcataatttaatagcacaataaatcactacaatcacactcataaaatatgcaaaaataaacaataaagaacaTCAGAATTTTAatgaggttcagcaaattttgcctacgtcctcgggcactaccaaatatatttcactccaaaaatacaagtgaaatttactaatagtaagagagagaacaatgccttaagtaaaGAATGACAAATATGGgatgaagaaaatgagaaatggttaggcctatttatagttgaggtttagggatcaacttgcaaagtcccta includes these proteins:
- the LOC107889919 gene encoding F-box protein CPR1, with translation MLLAYLFLLVNYKENQNSKMQRPRFELPEALVMEILSKLPVKSFTRFNCVCKYWCPSFQTPHFISNNYHNNLENNNLNLLLSRCDGNTFQPYFSQLSTEKDQNYIVKQNIHLPFFKNDIPSLYGACHGLMCLLDPSKDKAAIWNPSTREFKILPPSSIQRPPYFSPFEETYLTLDDVEFYHAAFGFDSKTDDYKVIRFVSLTFVNSEEEHPHPHSMYQVELYSLRSNSWKEIPSPEYAPTYTALGNIYVNGICYWKIEIGAYLDFRGLILSFDMGNEKFLILPIPEFVGSFPEYYVDLLVCNGSLGAIVYPSERIDTSFDLWVTSEGVWTKQFNIKSISGVVRPLGFGKNGDLFVRDTNNEVLLFDASTQELKELEINTYLDHIWAVITLHAYFESLVHINGVQEVEKHVIRQPTRDASNEY